The Candidatus Babeliales bacterium DNA segment TCGCATGTCGATGTTCCTCTCCATATTTGATCTGCAAAAACCGTAGAGGACGCTAAAGATATCGCAAAAAGAGCTAATCGATAGCGAGAAAAGCACCTTTTCATATACTCACCCTTTTTTTTAGAAAACTACTACTTCACCACCAACTGAGATGCTATGATCTGAAAAATATAGAATCTCTTTCTAACACGCATACCCCGATTATTTTATAATGTCAACTCCTTAAGCTCCAAAAGCAGAATAAACTAATGTCAAAGTTATAATAAAAATAGAACAATAAAAACAAGTTCCTTGTGAACTTTTTTGATTAATTAAGATTTAAGTGTGATTAACACATCATTAAGAACTTCTTTTTTACCCCATGTTCCATTTCATTTCACACGGGGACCCCGGCGCAGAATAACGGAACTGAAATAAAAGGACACGAATTAGTAAATATCACGACTTGAGTGTGATTAAAACATCGTTAAGAACATCTTTTGAGACAACATTTTTAAAGAAGTTAATATTTGAAAAGAGTTCTCGCGTTGGCTCAGTTAGTTGTGCAAAGCGTTCATCATATTCAACTTCAACGTGCACGGCAGGAAAGAAATCAAATTTATCGACATATTTTTTCACAATGTCTTTACGGAACAGATAATTAATAAATGGATAAATTAAATCATCCTTTTTAGTAGCGGCGGTTATAGCAAATGAGTCAATCACCGCAAACGCACCTTCTTTTGGTACAATAAATTCAATGTAATCAAATTTGCGCATAATCTTTAAAAAATCACCAAACCATGAAACAACCACGGGTACCACGCCAGACGCCAACACATACTCAGGGCGAGAATCAGTATAAATTTCAACATGTGGTTTTTGTTGTAACAACAAAGATTTAATCTGTTCGATTTCATGCATAGCAAGTTGTTCATACCGTCCAAATAAATATAATGCTGCTATGGAGACCAATTCACGAATGTCCTCAACAGTACTAATACGTTCTGGCATAATACGTTCATCAAAAATCAATCCCCATGTGGTAGGAATAGCATTGCCTTTCCAATAACGAGCATCAACACCCAAGCCAAACAATGACCAATAAAAAGGAATGGTATAGTCATTATTAGGATCAAAATAATGGTTGCACAAAGCAGGATATAAACTATCCCACGCTTGTATTTTATTGCGATCAAGTTTTTTGATCAATCCATTTTGGATCATTAATTGTGCTGCCCAATCTGACGGCATCACCACATCATAATCATGGTTACTACTCGATTGTAATTTAACAAAGAGTTCTTCATTATTTTCAAAGTAACTCATGTTGACATGAATTCCCGTTTCTTTTTCAAAGTCAGACAAAAATTCTTTATCAAGCACCTGTCCCCACACAAGTACATTAATATTTTTCCCCTTACCAATATATTGTGTCAATCGTCCAACATATAAAAAGGCCAAAATAATAATCATCCAAAAACAAAGAATACTTATTTGAATGAATAGACCTAATGATGCGCGCTTCATTTTGGTATCCTTACTTTCTTTACATGTAAAAGCGAAAAGACAATCACCAACAAACTACTGATAATGAGCATGATCGTTGACAATGCATTCAACATTGGTGATGCCCCTGTGCGAATCACAGTAAAAATATACAATGGTAATGTTTGAACGGATGCACCTGCACAAAAAAATGAAATAATAAAATCATCAAGTGAAATAATAAAAACCAAAAGTCCTGCAGCAATTAGTGCTGGTGCCAATAATGGCAATACAATCTTAAAAAAAGTTTGTCGTTTAGTCGCACCAAGATCATATGATGCTTCAATAAGATTAACATCAAGCTCAACAAAGCGCCCATGCAGAATGGGAATTACATAACCAAGACCGAGGAGTGTATGTCCAACAACCAATGTTGTTGCACCAAGAGAAACGGAAAAAAAAGAAAAAAGAGAAAGTAAACCAACCGCTAGAACTATTTCTGGCATGGCAAGACTTCCATAAAAAAGCAAAAGCAACCTATTGACTGTTGCACGTGACCCAAAAAATATAAATGTAGATCCAAGCGTTAAACTTAATGCAACTGAAGCTCCAGCTATCAACAAAGAATTTTTAAGCGCATGCCATACTTCTGTTGAAGCAAAAAGATCTGCATACCAATGCGTTGTAAATCCAAGCCAATTATGAGTAAATGCATTGTTATTAAAAGAAAAAATCACCAACACAAAAATGGGAAGATACAAAAAAAGATACAATGCTGCTACCGCAAGTGGCATACAATATGATGAAAATCTTTTCACTATTCCACCTCTTTTTGTATTGCTTGCAAAGGAACTTTACACCACCAATTAAATAATAATGCACAAATCAAAAGTACAAATCCACTAAGCATCGTAAATGCCGCTCCCAATTGATTATCACGCGCAGCTAAAAAGTAATGCGACACCAGTGAACCAACAAACATTTGTTGACCGCCACCTATAATTGCAGGAATCGCAAATTCACCAAATGCTGGAACAAACACCAAGAAAACCCCCGTTTTTACTCCCGACATTGAAAGAGGTATCGTAATACGCTTAAAAGTTTGCCAATGAGTTGCACCAAGATCCATAGAAGCTTCCAGCATATCATGCTGAATTTTTTCTAAAATACTATACAAAGGCATCATCATAAAAGGTAAGTAATAATAAATCATCACAACAATAATGGCGTACATATTGTTAATCATGTGAAGCGGCTCTTGAATAACACCCATTTTCAATAACGCAGTATTGATCAATCCATTATAATCAAGCACAAATACCCATGAATAAATTTGGATTAAAAAATTGGTCCAAAATGGTAGCGTTAGCAAAAAAAGTAGCCCGTTTTTCCAACGAGAATCTACACGCAATGCAAGAAAATAGGCAACAGGATATGCTAAGATTAGACAAAAAAATGTGACGCACAAAGCTACAAAAGCTGAGCGCGCAATAATATACAAATAAGCTATGTTAAAAAGAGTAACATAATGAGAAAATGTCACATCAAATAACGATGAATCTGCAACCCGCTGCAAACTAATAAAAATAACAAGCACAAGCGGTACATACAAAAATAGTACCTGCCATAAAACTGCTGGTACTGTAAGTATAAATGATGAATTTTTAGAAATAAATTCTCTGATTGTTTCTTTAATTTTCATTTTTCAAGTAACACCACATTTTCTTTTTGCCAATATAAAAATACATGATCATCATAATCAATAATTTCTTGCGGGAAATGTTCTTCGTTCTGTTCAAATACCTGAATCACTTCGCCATTTTGTAACCGAACATTATATTGCGTTGAACGTCCATGGTACACAATTGACTGCACCGTTGCCTGCAATTCATTAGAAAAGCCAGTCATTGGCGTTTTGCTAATTTCAATTTTTTCAGGACGTATGCTCATAAAAATAGTGTTGCCATTGCGCATCCACTCTTTCTCTTTTGATCCGACAACATCAAATATGCCAAGACCAGGAAATTCTATTTTGTACGCACCATCATTAACATGCAATACGCCTTTAAGTAAATTAGTTGTACCAACAAATGCAGCCACAAATGTACTTACTGGAAATTCGTAAATTTCTTTTGGCGTACCCACTTGTTCAATTTCTCCATCATCATTCATAATTGCCATGTGATCGGCAACCGTTAATGCTTCAAATTGATCATGCGTAACGTATACAAATGTGGTTTTGAGCGTAGCTTGTAAATCAATGAGCTCAATCAACATTTTTTCACGTAATTTTAAATCTAATGCAGCAAGTGGTTCATCGAGCAATAGAACATCTGGTTCATTAATTACCGCACGTGCAAGCGCAACTCGTTGTTTTTGTCCACCAGAAAGATTGTTGATAGATTTATAGATATGTTTATCAAGGCCAACTGTTTTTAATATTTTAACAACTTTTTCTTCGATAACATTTTCTGGTACATTGCTGATAGATAAGCTATACGCAACGTTATCAAACACATCCATGTGAGGGAAAAGTGCATAATTTTGAAAAACCGTATTTACTCGACGCTGATAAATAGGCATATGAGTAATATCTTCATCACCCAAAAAAATTGATCCACTATCAACTTGTTCTAAGCCAGCGATTAAGCGCAAAAGCGTTGTTTTTCCGCTGCCACTTGGACCAAGAAGTGCAAAAAATGTACCTCCCGGTATGGTCAATGAAAGGTTATCTACTATAATTTCGCCATTATAACGTTTGGTAACATTTTGGAAACAAATCTCCCTCATCAATTCCTCCAATTCTTGCCATCATGATTGATGTACATGCGCATTACTTTTTTTGACCTAATCGCGCCATCGTCATAGGCACAACAACATCTGCCAATGTGCATGGTACAACAACAGCAATAATTAAAAGAACAAAAACATTCCCGATAGAAACATACCAGTTAGTAAAGCCATGTGATATCAAATAAAATGTAGACGCTAGAGAACTGATAGTAATATGTGATGCATGGGAAGTGAGTGAATATCCGCCCTGCTTACTGGAGTGGTGGCTACTCATAACAAAACCATTAAGTAAACCAACAATCAAGAATGGTATAACGCGTTGCGGTTCTGTGAAAAAGCACATATGAAAGTGCATATCAACGCCAAGAATTCTACCACCAATATAAGGAAGTACGGCATCAGAGAGCATACAAAAAATTATGGTTGATATCGTACCAACAATTAATGCTCTCAGATAATTTTTGGAAAAACGACAAAAGGTAATGATTGTTCCCGTTGCTGCAAAAACAATATGCATAAAGTGGAAGCTATGGAACAATGCTTTGCTACCTTTCTTAACTATGGCAGGATCAATCCCCATAGAAAAGACTGAATAAATACTTAACATAATCAAGCTGAATGCTACTGAATAAATTGCATAGGGCAAATGACAGAATAATTCATGTAAAATTGTATTTTCGCCATGATGACTGTGATCATGATCATGACTGTGTGAGTGCTCATCGTGCATGATAAACCCCTATTTAAAAGACTAATTTCAATCTAAAGTACTATTATATAATGTAGCAGAAAATAAGGGTATGTGAAGAAATGACAGAATTTGACAAAAATCTGCTAACAAAAAAAGCCAAGTGCTACTTTTCAGTAACACCTGGTCTTAATCTTTTATAAATTGGCATTAATTATATTTTATAGAAAACATTACCCCACCTATCAGCACGGTCGCCACAGCATTCAACATATCTTTTTTTAAACTTTCCTCGCTTCCTAGAATGTGATCAAGAGCCGGCTTAACAATGCATTCTTGCGCAGCTTCTCCAGCAACCTGAAATACTAGCCCTTTACCAAACGCTTGAAGATTTTCAGAATCTAGTCCTTCTTTACCATCTAGCCGGATAATGCTAATAGCTCGTGTTGTACCAGCGGCTAGAGCAAACTTTATATTCTCGCCAACAAAAGGAGGAACATTTTGTGTAAACTGTTTTACCGAATCATTTTCGCTGAATTTTTTTGCACCTAAGTCTAAGATAAAATATGTACCCCCAAACACGATAGGCTCAACTGTATACTCACTCGTTATTCTCTCCCAAAATTTATCATCAACTTTTTCAGAGGTTGACCGACCCTTGGGATAATATGCAGCATATCTGTAAGTAGCGCCGAATGTCTTTTTAACACTTTCCTTAACTTCTGGCATTGCTATCATAACATCGGCCCAAGACAAGACTGAAAAAAACAAACTCAATATTATTACTTTTTTCATGAAAACACCCTAATAAATAGTTAAAATTCTTATTGTTATTAATTTTATCACAAATAGAAAGCGTCACAACTCCTCCATCCAATTGTCCCCCTTTCGCATAAAGCTGCGGCGGGCAAGACGAAGGACGCAGTTAAAACGCCTGCCCAAATGTTAAAAACCAAGCGAAAGAGCGTTCTATTGCCAACTGCTTGCGCCAGCGCCAGCCAATGTCAAAACGCAACGGTCCCAGCGGGGTAAAAATACGCAACCCAAACCCGGTTGCAGCCAAAATATCCTGGGTTCTGAAATCGGCAAACATGGTGCCGCTCAGCGCACCGATATCTTGAAAAATCACGCCGCCTATTTTTTTCCACACCGGAAAGCGCAATTCTATATTGGCATTCATCATCGTTCTGCCACCTTTGGGTACCACATGCTGTTTGCCATTATCATCAACAAATACGCCAAGTGGTGGTGCAAGATCTGCCTCATATCCACGCAACGAATGGGATCCGCCCAAGTAAAAACGTTCCGATGGCATAATACCAGAAAATTCGCGGTAAAAAATATGTCCACACCGAAAACGTAATGCAGCGACAACTGATTTTATTGGGACAAAAAATGATTGTTCAAATAATGCTTTGAAAAAAAATGAATCTCTATATTTGTGCACCAAAGGGAGCATCATCTTTAATGAAAATAATCCCACCCCACCGTGCGTTGGATTGAGTGCATTATCAAGACGCTCAACCATTATTGTTGGTTCAGTAAAAAAAAATGGAACAGTTTTATCAATCAGCTGAGGCTTAAAATCAATTGCCTGCGCAAACGATAACTGTTCTTCATCATCTTTGATGTGTAACTTCATCCACTCACAGCCATTATTCCAGCCAACATCAAGATGCTGCGTTTTTTTTTGCAACCCAACAAAAAAACCATTCTGTATAACGGTATAAATATCATTCACACTACTATCTACCCTAAAACCTGGTTGATCGTACACAATACTATAAACTTGGAACGTGGTAAAAAAGGGATTTTTTGTGTACCACGGCCGGCGATAGCGCCCAACAATTTCCCGATGCGAGCGAGCAAAATCACAATCGAATCGCAATTGATCTGCACAATTAGTTGGATTTTTAATAATCGTAGTTCCACCAATTTTATATGTCACACCAGAAAACGTTTGATATTTACGCACATGCTGCAATTCAAGACCAGCACGTGCTCGCACTTCATATCGATCATCAAGATGTAACTTAAGAAGAATTGGCTTATCTTCACTGCTGTCACTATGATCTGCTGCAAAATGGATTGTTTCAAAAATTTCTAAATCTTTGAGCGCTCTAAAAGATCGTTTTATACGTGCCTGGTCCCACAGCTCTCCTTCCGTATAAAAAAGAAAATGTTCAATATAAGAAAAAGGAAACGATGAACTACCAAGTACAATTGTTTTTCCAAAATGAACTTTTTCGCCCGGATCAACAATCCACGTGATAGATACATATTCATTTTGAGGAATTTCCAATGAAGTTCCAACGTAGCTGGGGTTAGAGTCTATCACTGGCTTAAGACGAGGATGCAAATATCCCAAAGATTGGAAATGTTTTACCAACCATGTCCGCTGCTCTTCAACAATTTTAATATCGAACAGAGTGGGCTCAACGGAATTACTCTTTTTGAAAGGTCCTTGCTGATCAAATTCAGGATACCCTTCAACCACAGAATTAGTAACATATTTTTTACCGCCTTCATCAACTGTTGCAACGAGTACGAATTCATTCTCAACATCTGTTGGAACACAGTCATGAGCAATAACAATAAAAGAAAGAAATCCTTGCCCAAAATAAAAATTGGTTAAAAGACTCACCGCTTCATCATAGAGTTGCGCATCATAATAAGAATGTTTAAGCAACTTACCAAAACACTGTTTTTTTATAACAGCCTGATCTATATTTGTTCCATTTTTTATTTCAATCGCTTTAATAACGGCACGAGAACCCTCTTTAATCACAAAAAAAGAACGTTCTTTTTCTTCCTGAGTCACTACCTCTACACTCAAAAACCCTTTATCTTTATACGCTCGCACTATTTCTTCCGCCAACAAAGAAGCTGGCAACAACCACACTGATTGGCCAAAATCTAAAATTTTATCAAGTAACTCTTTTTTTGAAAAAAAACGATGCCCAAAAAAAACAATTTCTCTCTTTTGATGTATTGTGATTTTTAACGTGAGATTAACCAGTGCGCGTCGATAATCGATTTCTTCTTTGCATGCAATGGCACTGTGCAAAAAACCCTTTTTTGCCAGATAATCTTTTAATATTCGCACCTGGGAATTCAACTGATCTTTGGTAAAAGAATGTGACGATAATGCATGCGAAAGTTTTTTGCACACAACTTTACGTAAATCTTCCCCTTCATCATATATTCCATCTTCACTGATTATTGCAACGTCAACGGAACCAAAAGAAAAACACTTACCTTTTTTTATAGAAATATGTGCTATCACTTCTTTTGTGTGATAATCATACTCAAGGCTACTTGAAACTCTGCGATTAAAATAACCACTGTTCTTCAAAAAACCTTTTATTCTGACAATAGAATGATTATGTTTTGATTCTTCAAAAACATCTCCTCGCTCCATAAGATAGAATTGCTGAAAAAGATGTTTGCCTTGATACACATGATGAAGTTTAATTTTTTTAAAAGTCCATTCACTTTCAAAAACAAAATGTAAATGAACACCATTTTCACCGGTAACAACATTCATTTTTATTGTAAGAAATTTGTTCTTTTTAGCAAAGCGCTCAAGCGCGGCAATGATTTGGTTTTGATGTATATTGTCTCCCTTACTAAACCCAAGTAAGTGCAAAAACTCTTCCCGCTGAAATGCAACATCTGATTCAAAAGAAATCTCTTCAACAGTAACGTTCGTTGTGAAAACATTTTTAATGATCTCTATATCTATAATATTGTTGGAAAAAACAACTAAACTTTCCTCTTGAGCTTGAGCACCAAAAGAACACAGCAAGAAAATAGAGACGACTACCTGGTGCCAAAAGAGCGATTGATTCATATAATACAATAACCGGTGGAATGGTTAGCTAATGTTACAACACATACCAACAGTGTACCAAAAAACGAAACCCATTACCGAAATTGTTTCTTTCCGCTCGCCCTGAGTGCCACGATAGTGGTGTATCGAAAGGTAAAGCGACAAGAAGACAAAGACTAAAATCTTTCTTATGTTACACCCTTCGATACATTTTTGAAGACAAAAACACTCAGGGCGAGCGGAAGAGAAAGTTATAAATTGTTTTCATCCCCTGAGTGTTCTTCGTAGCGGGTAAAAAATAAGATTTTGAAAAAATTGCTTCTTACTCCAAAATCCGAAAAATTCCTCTGTAATCTTTCTCTTTTAAAAATGGTTCAACTTGTACATCTTCAGGGACATTAATACCAAAGCCTTGATGAAGATTATCAAGAAAAGAATCAATATTATCTTTTGAACCACACGCAATGATAACAATTTCATTCGGCTCAACAAACTGCACCGTTCCTTCCACACCTAATTTTCGCGCAGCTGACTGAACAGAATCTCGAAAACCTCCATCTGGCACACTCGATGTCAAAGTAATTTTTAGACATTTCTTCATTACTCTATCCTTTTAGTAAAACTTTTCGAAAAAAATAACAAATCAAGACTCTGCATGTCAAAGACTTTAAGCGAAAACCAACGGCACAAGTCTGGACTTTGAAATATTGATCGGTAAACTAAATATATAGTTAAGATCCACATAACAAGGAATCAAACAATGCAAAAAGTTCGTGTGCGCTTTGCTCCGTCTCCTACTGGCATGATGCACTTAGGCAATGTTCGCGCAGCACTCATCAATTTTCTTTTCGCAAAGCAAAAACAAGGTGTTTTTGTCTTGCGCATCGAAGACACTGACGCTCAACGCATGTTTGACCCACAAGCACAAAAAATTATTGAAGATCTTGCTTGGCTTGGACTTTCATACGATGAAGGCCCTCATGTTGGTGGCCCATATGCACCATATTACCAATCTGAACGCACACACCTCTATCAAGAACAGTTAACCGCTCTTGAGAAGAAAAACTTAATTTATCGTTGTTTTTGCACTGAACAAGATTTGGAAAAAAAACGATTGCGCCAACAAGCCCTCAAACTTCCACCACGCTATGATCGCACATGCATGGCACTAACACAAGCAGAAATTGACCGTCTTTTGGCAGATAAAACTTCCTATATTTGGCGCTTTAAGTGTGACCATAACCTTTCTCTAACCATTAACGACTTGGCTCATAGTACCATCACTTTTAGCATGAGTAATTTTTCTGACTTTGCTGTCACCCGCCAAGACGGTAGTTTTACGTTTATTTTCGCGAATTTTGTTGACGATCTTCTGATGGATATTACCCATATTTTCCGCGGAGAAGACCACTTATCAAACACTGCAAACCAAGCCGCTCTTTTCCATGCAGTCAATGCTCAGCTTCCCACATACTGGCACTTACCCATTTTATGTAATATAGAGGGCAAAAAACTTTCCAAACGTGATTTTGGATTTTCACTGCGCGATTTAAAAGACGCTGGTTTTTTACCTGAAGCAGTTGCCAATTATGTTTCTATTATTGGAGCTTCTTTTAAAGATGAGATAATGCCACTCGACGCACTTGCGGCAAATTTTAATTTTGACAATATCCATTCATCTGGTCGCATTACGTATGACGTTGAAAAATTAAAGTGGGTTAACAAAAATTGGATTACTCGTTATGAGCCAGAAAAATTAACTGCTCAATGTCGTCCTCTTTTGGAAGCTGCTTACGAAAATGCAACAGATATTGATCAAGCAACAATGACACAACTACTGCAAACAATTAAATCGGAACTAACAACTACTAATGATGCAGTACATGCCCTTGAATTTTATTTTGTTGAACCACACGTAACAATTGCCGATATTGAAGCATGCATACCAAAAACAGCGTACGAACCACTCAAACACATTATTAATGAGCACAAAAATTTGTTGCTCACAAATCACGCAGAATTTGCACAGCACATAAAAGTAGCGGCAAAAAATAACAACATACCGCTTAAAGAATTATTTTGGTTTTTACGACTTTCCATGATGGGCAAGACAAACGGCCCGGGAATTGCAGAACTTGTCGAAATGCTTGGTGGCAAAGAAGCGTTTAACAGAATAGAAAAGACATTAAACCTGCTCAGTTGAATTTTGTAAACGATTTGGTAATTTTTTGAAGTTGCGAATTAATCCTTCTGATTCAAAGTAAGCCATAATGGTTAAAAAAATGCTTTCATTTGAAGAAGGAACAAAAAATTCGAACAAACTTGTTGTAGGGTCAAGCGTGCGATCAAAAGAGACATGTTCATAACTGCGCAAGGTCGCAGTAAAAAACCAACATAATTCGCGTTCAACGTTTGCTTGGTAATAAGAGCAGTACAATGATTCCATGATTTTCACTGTATCTCTTTTCTTCTCACAAAGCAATGTGTAAAGTTTATGCTTGTATAGTATCATTAATTACGTTTACATTTGACTGACTTGCAAAAACAATGATATAAATGAGATGATTTGTTTGATGAAAAACAAAAAAAAGGAATAGTATGCTTCGCGATAAACAAAAAAGAATATCACATTTTTTACTATCTTTATTCATATTAATGCTCCCAGCGATGCATATGCCACTACATGCTGATTTAACAACTCTTGCAAAAAATGATCCCATTCCAATGTTTACTACACTCAACTTGGATGATTCATTATTACTTACCAGAGAACAGCTATTATACAAATTTGATGGATCCGGCGGCAGAGATTATGATTGGGCTGATAAAAAGCGCAATCGCGTAAACATCTCTATTTCTCCTTTTGCGCAAAATGCCGATCGTGGTAAAACCATTAAAGGCTCACAGCTGTGTACCGAGAGCCCTATTCCTAATCCACTAGGATGCTCAACACGAGTAGATACCCCTCTTGGTGATCTTACCGGTCGAACAAATATGATTGCACTTTTATATAATAACGGCTGTGTTAATACCGCTACTTCGTTGCCAGCAGGACAATGCCTCGACAATGGCTGTCCTAACCCAGATGCCGCTTTACCAGGAAAACAATGCCTACCTCCTGTTTTAACAGCCGCCTTGAATCAATTATTTCCAGAAACCGCTCAAGGCAGTGGCATACGCCCTGGCCTTAATGATGAAGCAAATATAGATCCAGAAGAACGATTCGGCTTTTTTTCTTTTCCGATAAAGTATAGAAAACGTGGATTACGAGTCGAAGCAAGCGGATTACTTTGGTATGGATTTGGATTGCAACTACAAACAGGTTTTAGTACTATTCGTCAAGTCCACGAAGAAACTATTAATTTAACTGATGAAGACACTTTTACTCCCAAAACATCTACGGTTACTGAACCCAACGTAAACAATTTCTTGATGGAACAAATAATTGCTATCACCGATGAATTGGAAATCGATTTTTGCAATGACTTTATTGAAACCTCAATGGAAGATGTTCGCTTTAATCTTTTCTGGCGAGCAGCTTTTCCGATAAATGAAGATGCTGAAAACACATGGGCTCGCTTTCTTACAATTCCATACTTTAAAGCTTCAGGAAGTTTTTCACCGGTAAAAATAGACAACGGCCGTCATTTCTTTGCTGCTCCATTTGGCGACAATGGTCATGCGAGCGCCGGGCTAACCGCAGGGGTTAACCTTGATTTTCTTGAGACAATAGAAATTGGTGGTGAAGTCGGCTGGACTCATTTCTTTAAAAAAGATTATTGTAATATGCCTATTCCTAACAACGAATTCCAAAATAACCTTTTCCCTTTCTCAACAAATGTATCCATCCAGCCGGGAGAGAACTGGTATTTTTGCGCCCGCCTAGCGGCATATCACTTTCTTGATCGTCTTTCTATGCATTTTGAGTGGTATGTACTTGATCATCAGCCAGATCATATTTGTCTTCAAACTCCCGATCCAGCATTCACGCCAGAGGTGCTCGAGTGCCAATCAAGCTTTAAGGTAAAACTTGGCAATGCAGGCTTCAATTACGATCTATCACCTAATTTTGGTGTTGGATTCCTGTGGCAAATACCATTTTCACAGCGCAACGCCTATCGTAGCTCCACAATTATGGTTGGTCTTAATGTAACATTCTAGACAGTGGGACTAAAGTACAGTATTATAGTAGATAATGAATTTGTATCCTTTCTTCTTCGCATCCTTCGATACACCCCTACGGGGCACTCAGGACGAGCGGAGAACAGCTGGACGCATCTTTTCCGCTCACCCTGAGTTTTTTGTCTTCAAAAAGTATCGAAGGGTCAGAATGAGCGCGATGAGAAAAGTAAAAAAATTAGTGTAATCAAACATTTTAAAGAAAGGTTGTTGATCTCTTATGTCAAAACGATCAAACATCGAAATTTCTGTCAGTGGACACATCGATAAAGCTCTCAGACAATTAAAAAAGAAAATAGAACGCGAAGGTATCGTACGCGATATGAAACGTACTGTTTACTTTGAATCAACAACACAAAAAAGAAGAAAACGCCTTGTTCGCGCTATCAAACAAAACATGATGCGCATGATCACCAACGGCACTGCACCTAAAGACTAATCCCCATGAGCAAACAACAGCAAGAAATAAAACGAGCACAAAAAGAATCGTATTTTTTTAGAGAAATTTCTAATCTATTTCTCCAAATTACCATCGATGAACCACGCCTCAGTGGATTATATATCAGCAGAATAAGCCTTTCCTCTGACGGTGGAACATGCGTTATTTTATTTCTTGCCTCCAACGGCAAAGCTGAGTTCGAAGAAAAACGATCTATTCTAGTACTTTATAAAGCTTCGCTACGCACATCTTTAGCAAAAACATCTCATGGCCGCTACACACCAAAATTGATTTTCCGCTATGATGAAGATCATGAAAAAGCAGAAAGAATCAATCGTCTGATTGATAAGTTAAAAGATGAAGGAAAATTATAATACCTTATTATTTTCTGATTCCCCTTTTTTTGTGCTGGGGATCTTTTTTAAACGTTCTTGCATATCGCTTGATATTGGGACAATCAATAGTAAAACCTCGATCATCGTGTCCCAAATGTAAAAAGTTTATCGCGT contains these protein-coding regions:
- a CDS encoding BamA/TamA family outer membrane protein: MNQSLFWHQVVVSIFLLCSFGAQAQEESLVVFSNNIIDIEIIKNVFTTNVTVEEISFESDVAFQREEFLHLLGFSKGDNIHQNQIIAALERFAKKNKFLTIKMNVVTGENGVHLHFVFESEWTFKKIKLHHVYQGKHLFQQFYLMERGDVFEESKHNHSIVRIKGFLKNSGYFNRRVSSSLEYDYHTKEVIAHISIKKGKCFSFGSVDVAIISEDGIYDEGEDLRKVVCKKLSHALSSHSFTKDQLNSQVRILKDYLAKKGFLHSAIACKEEIDYRRALVNLTLKITIHQKREIVFFGHRFFSKKELLDKILDFGQSVWLLPASLLAEEIVRAYKDKGFLSVEVVTQEEKERSFFVIKEGSRAVIKAIEIKNGTNIDQAVIKKQCFGKLLKHSYYDAQLYDEAVSLLTNFYFGQGFLSFIVIAHDCVPTDVENEFVLVATVDEGGKKYVTNSVVEGYPEFDQQGPFKKSNSVEPTLFDIKIVEEQRTWLVKHFQSLGYLHPRLKPVIDSNPSYVGTSLEIPQNEYVSITWIVDPGEKVHFGKTIVLGSSSFPFSYIEHFLFYTEGELWDQARIKRSFRALKDLEIFETIHFAADHSDSSEDKPILLKLHLDDRYEVRARAGLELQHVRKYQTFSGVTYKIGGTTIIKNPTNCADQLRFDCDFARSHREIVGRYRRPWYTKNPFFTTFQVYSIVYDQPGFRVDSSVNDIYTVIQNGFFVGLQKKTQHLDVGWNNGCEWMKLHIKDDEEQLSFAQAIDFKPQLIDKTVPFFFTEPTIMVERLDNALNPTHGGVGLFSLKMMLPLVHKYRDSFFFKALFEQSFFVPIKSVVAALRFRCGHIFYREFSGIMPSERFYLGGSHSLRGYEADLAPPLGVFVDDNGKQHVVPKGGRTMMNANIELRFPVWKKIGGVIFQDIGALSGTMFADFRTQDILAATGFGLRIFTPLGPLRFDIGWRWRKQLAIERSFAWFLTFGQAF
- a CDS encoding acylphosphatase is translated as MKKCLKITLTSSVPDGGFRDSVQSAARKLGVEGTVQFVEPNEIVIIACGSKDNIDSFLDNLHQGFGINVPEDVQVEPFLKEKDYRGIFRILE
- the gltX gene encoding glutamate--tRNA ligase, whose amino-acid sequence is MQKVRVRFAPSPTGMMHLGNVRAALINFLFAKQKQGVFVLRIEDTDAQRMFDPQAQKIIEDLAWLGLSYDEGPHVGGPYAPYYQSERTHLYQEQLTALEKKNLIYRCFCTEQDLEKKRLRQQALKLPPRYDRTCMALTQAEIDRLLADKTSYIWRFKCDHNLSLTINDLAHSTITFSMSNFSDFAVTRQDGSFTFIFANFVDDLLMDITHIFRGEDHLSNTANQAALFHAVNAQLPTYWHLPILCNIEGKKLSKRDFGFSLRDLKDAGFLPEAVANYVSIIGASFKDEIMPLDALAANFNFDNIHSSGRITYDVEKLKWVNKNWITRYEPEKLTAQCRPLLEAAYENATDIDQATMTQLLQTIKSELTTTNDAVHALEFYFVEPHVTIADIEACIPKTAYEPLKHIINEHKNLLLTNHAEFAQHIKVAAKNNNIPLKELFWFLRLSMMGKTNGPGIAELVEMLGGKEAFNRIEKTLNLLS
- the rpsU gene encoding 30S ribosomal protein S21 codes for the protein MSKRSNIEISVSGHIDKALRQLKKKIEREGIVRDMKRTVYFESTTQKRRKRLVRAIKQNMMRMITNGTAPKD
- a CDS encoding ribosome-binding factor A, which gives rise to MSKQQQEIKRAQKESYFFREISNLFLQITIDEPRLSGLYISRISLSSDGGTCVILFLASNGKAEFEEKRSILVLYKASLRTSLAKTSHGRYTPKLIFRYDEDHEKAERINRLIDKLKDEGKL